Proteins encoded by one window of Vigna radiata var. radiata cultivar VC1973A chromosome 5, Vradiata_ver6, whole genome shotgun sequence:
- the LOC106760466 gene encoding uncharacterized protein LOC106760466, translating into MESKDPPDIKSFKKFPLTLRFVVLVVAVLCGIYIFTISVEQKGVSTSNKFLENTVFKHPCHHPPAVEEWELSYLHYPEPKTFSREECACNPVRFFCIVSMQRSGSGWFETFLNSHINVSSNGEIFSVGKRRTNVSSILETMDQVYNLDWFSSASKNECSAAVGFKWMLNQGLMEHHEEIGEYFERRRVSIIFLFRKNLLRRMISVLANAYDKDAKALNGTHKSHVHSATEAKILANYKPRVNITLLIPELKITKETAAKAITYFRNTRHIVLYYDDLVHNRTKLKDVQEFLRVPYRDLESRQVKIHTAPLSEQIENWDEVQKELTGTPFQWFLGKNSQIQ; encoded by the exons ATGGAATCCAAA GACCCTCCGGATATAAAATCTTTCAAGAAATTCCCATTAACATTGAGGTTTGTAGTTTTAGTAGTCGCCGTCCTTTGTGGAATTTACATTTTCACAATATCTGTAGAGCAAAAAGGTGTAAGCACCAGTAACAAGTTCTTAGAAAACACTGTCTTCAAGCACCCATGTCATCATCCTCCTGCTGTGGAAGAATGGGAACTCTCATACTTGCACTATCCAGAACCCAAAACCTTTAGCAg AGAAGAGTGTGCCTGCAATCCTGTTCGATTTTTCTGCATTGTGTCAATGCAAAGATCTGGGAGCGGTTGGTTTGAGACATTTTTGAACAGTCATATTAATGTAAGCTCTAATGGAGAAATATTTTCAGTAGGCAAAAGAAGGACTAACGTTTCTTCCATTTTGGAGACAATGGATCAAGTTTATAATCTCGACTGGTTTTCTAGTGCCTCCAAGAATGAGTGTTCTGCAGCTGTTGGCTTCAAGTGGATGCTTAATCAG GGTTTGATGGAACATCATGAGGAAATAGGAGAATACTTTGAACGAAGACGAGTTTCTATAATCTTCCTATTCAGAAAGAACTTGCTTCGTAGAATGATATCAGTGCTAGCGAATGCCTACGACAAAGATGCCAAGGCACTGAATGGAACACATAAGTCTCACGTGCACTCTGCAACGGAG GCTAAAATTCTTGCCAACTATAAACCACGGGTGAATATCACATTGCTCATACCAGAGCTAAAGATAACGAAGGAGACAGCAGCAAAAGCCATCACATACTTTAGGAACACTCGCCACATTGTTCTCTATTACGATGATCTTGTCCACAACCGCACT AAACTGAAGGACGTTCAAGAATTTCTAAGGGTGCCATACAGAGATCTGGAGAGTCGTCAGGTAAAGATACACACTGCCCCATTATCGGAGCAGATTGAAAACTGGGATGAGGTCCAGAAAGAGCTCACAGGGACACCATTCCAATGGTTTCTCGGAAAAAATTCTCAAATACAGTAG